A stretch of DNA from Micromonospora sp. WMMD1155:
TCGTCGGTGACGACGTACGCCTCATTGAGGGTGGTTCCGCGGGTGAGCATGACGTAGAGGCGGGCTAGCGAGGTGTTGTCGTCGACGAGCCCGCGGGCGGTGTGCACGGTCTGGCCTTCGACGGAGTCGACGGTGAGGGCGTAGGCGAGCTGGACGTGCTGCGCGGTGTACGCGGCGGGCAGCAGTGCGGTCGCGGTGGTGCGGAGGTTGGTGACCTGCACCTGTCCGGCGCGGGTGATGGCGTCGACGCGCCACTGGTCGCGGTTCGCGACGTAGGTGGTGCCGGCGCTGATGCGCCGGTCGTTTCGGCGGGTGACGATGATGTCGCCGACGCTGGCGTGGTTGCCGTCGCGCAGCCGCACCGTGGGCCCGGCCTGGACGAGGCCGGCGTGGATGAGGATGTCGCGGGCCCGGCGGGCGATGTCGGCGGCTTCATCGGCCGTTTCGACGAGCATCACGCTGCGGTGCTCGGTGGTGGTGTCGGCGGCCCACCGGTCGAGCATCTGGCCGATGAGGTGCTGGCGGTGACCGCCGACGATCCGGCCCCGGCGGTCGTATTCGGCGAGGACGGTGAGGTCGCCGCCGCGCAGCCGCAGCGACGCTTCCCCTTCCCACGGTTGGGTGAACCGGCGGACCTGGGAGAGGTGAGTGGTGGCGCCGAGGCCGTCGAGGTAGCGGAACAAACCGCCGGGCCCGATCGCGGAGATCTGCTCGGGGTCACCGACGAGGATGAGTTTCCCGTTGACCTTGTCGAGGTGGGTGACGAGGCGGGCGAGGTCGTGGCTGGAGACCTGTGATGCCTCGTCGATGATGACCCATTGCCCACGGCGGAACTGCCAGTCTGCGGCGCTGGTGCCGGGTGGCGGCCGGTGTTGGGCGTGCAGCCACCGGGCGATGTTCTCGGTCCGCAGCACCTGCCCGGGCGCGGCGGTGGCGTCGGCGAGCAGCTGGGCTGCGGACTGTCCGACGGTGAGGCCCAGCACCGGCACACCGCTGTCGCGGGCGGCGGTGACGACGGCCCGTTGCAGGTAGGTCTTACCGGTGCCGGCGGGCCCGACGACGCCGGTGACCCGCCGGTCGTCGCCGACGAGCCAGCGCAGCGCCGCCTCCTGCTCAGGAGACAACCGCAGGGCCGCTGTAGCGGAGGTGATCGCTGCCGCTGGTGCGGGGATGGCTCCGCGGCGGCCGGCGTAGGTGAGGACTTCCTTCTCGGCGGCGAGGACCGTGTGGGTGGTCATCTGCAGGTCGCGGTGACGGGTGTATTCGCTGTGCCGGTCGCTGCCGCGCAGCAGGCTCGGCCCCCACTGCACGAGCGCTGGCGGTGTGAGAACGCGCAGCCCGGCCAGACCTTCGGCGACCGCCTGGCCGGCGAGCGTTTGCACCCGTTGCCAGTCGGCCTGTGGTGACTGGCCGGGGGTGATATCGAGGACTCGGCCGATGGCCAGTTCGAGGTGCTCGCGCCCGAACACGGCCCGCTCGCGACCGAGGCTGCGCACCGCGCGAGCGAGAGCGAGGCGCACGTCGGCGCGCACGGCCGCGTCGATGATGCGGTCGTGATCGGCGGCGGGGACACCGAGCTGCGCGGCGACCGCACGGAGCGCTGCTTCGTCGACGCCGTCCGGATGTAGCCGGTACGCGCGGCGAACGACCCGCCGCGCGGTAACGGCGGTGTTATCCCGGGCGGCGCCGGTGAGGACGAGGCGTACCTGCCCGGCGGTGTCGAGTCGCGTCGCGCGGTCCTCGGCCTGCCAACGCTGCACGGCCTGGTGGGTGGACTCGGCGCCCTTGTGCGGGCGGCGGGTCCGCAACGTCGCGTCCTGCGCGCGGCGACGCCACTGCGCGGCCACTGATCGTGTCGCCGGAGCTTGTCTGTCGGTGCGGCGGTTCATCTCCTCGGTGATCGCGCCCCGCCGCTTGCCGTAGTGGCGCAGCGACGCCTCGCTGAAACCGACGATCTCGCGGATCCCGGAGTCATCACGGGCGGCGAAGCTAACCCCGAGGCGGCGGTGAAGTTCGACTTCCACCGCGCGTTCGTAGGCAACGCGGCCTGCGGTGGTCGCGCGGTAGAAGGCCTTGCCGTCGAGGGCCAGCCACTGTGGGTCGCCGTCCGCGGTGACCGTCTGGACCTTGCTGGAGACGACGACGTGCGAGTGCAGCTGCGGGTCGCGCTCGCGGCTCATGCGGTGGTCGAAGACCAGCGCCGCCAGCCCCGCAGTGTCGAGTTGGCGGACGCCGCCCGCGCCGGCGCGGGCGAACGCACCATGGCGCTGGAGGTGATCGAGGAGCGACCGCACCCCGGCGTGGTGCGCGGCCACGACGTCCTGTTTGACCGCGTCGTCGCCGAACGCCCACAGCAGCGATACGGATTTAACAGGGGAGACGGTGACGTCGTATGCGGATACGGCCCGCCGCTCGGGCGCGTGCATGATGTCGTGCCATACCTTGTCGCGCTGCTCCACTGTGGCATCGGCGGGCAGGTGCGCCAGCGCCCGCTGGACGGCCTTCTCGCGGTATTCGTCGGTCATCGGCGTGTAGATCCGCCATTTTTGTCCGAGCCGATAACCGGCGAGCGGGTGACGTCCTTGGCCGATGAGGTACCGCATTTGCCGCTCGTTGACCCAGCCGGCGACGCCAAGGACGGCGGCGCCGTCGCCGGCCCACCAGCCGGGGCTCTCTCCCCGCGCGGTGTGGTTGACGTAGTAGGGCGTTGGCCCTCCATCTCCCAGTGGTCGCAGGTCATGGCGGCCAGCGGCCACCTGCTCCATCACGTAGCGGTAGCCGTCGCCGGGCGAGATGCGCGTGACGGACAACATGACTCGACCGTAAAAGATCAACTATTCGAACGGCGGTGGAGAATGCAAGGGGGTGTGTCCCCCGTAAGTGAGCAAGAAACGAAGCGGTAGCTGTTTAGGCAGGCCGCAGAGTGCGTGGCTGAGGATGAACGGTTGGCCGGGGAAGATGATGAACTGCGGCCAGCATCGAACGAATAGACGAATTGGTGTGGCGCGTGATCTGGTGAGCTGCCGGGAGTGGTCGCTACGGTCGGGGAATGGCGAGTAAAACGGGGAATGACGCGACCTTGGCGCTGCGGCGGCGGCAGGAGTTGGAGCTGCGGGCGGTGCGGGCGGTCGAGCAGGCTGCCGGGGCGGTGCAGGATGCGCAGCGGCGTCGGCGTGAGGTCGTCGCGCGGCTGGATCAGGAAGTCGGGACGGCTGCTGCGGCGCACGGGTTGGCGGTGGCGGTCCTGGCGACGGTGCTGCGCGATGACGGCCTGGCGGCGGACTTGACCGGGGTGGACGTGGCGCGGGTGCGGGCGTATCGGCGTGGCGCGGATGGCGCTGCGGTGAGGGCTCGGATCAATGAGTTGGGCGAGGTGGTGCCTCGTCGTCGGCGTATGGCTGTCCCGGTGCCCGGAAATGCCGGGCCGGCTTCCGCCGGTGATGTCTCGCGCGGCGCTCTGCCCTGAGTTGGTGGGGCTGGCCGGTCCGGGCTCTAGCCCGAACCGGCCGGCGTTGTGGGTGCCGTGGGTTAGGTCCAGTCGAGTCCGCATCCGGTGCAGACGAGAACTGTTCCTTCGCCTACCCATTCCATGAGTTTGTCGTCGGTGGCGGTGCAGTGTTCGGGGATGGCGGCGGGCCAGTCACCTTCGATGACCAAGTGGCCGGGGTAAACCCATCCCCTGGTCTGGCTGCCGTGGTACCTGACGGGCGGCCCGGGGTGTGGGCCGGCCAGTGGCAGTAGGGCGCGGTGGCGTAGGCCGGTGCCGGTGAGGTCGGTCGGGATTGCGGGTGGCAGCTTCTTGTGGACGGCTCGCCGGTATTGGGTGAAGTCTTTGAAGGTGGGCGATGCCAGTTCCGCGCGGTCGATGAGCGCGAGCGCTTCGTAGGGCTCGGCGGCCTGGTGGTGGTGCAGTGCCGCGCTGAGGTAGTTGTTTGCGCGGGTATTGCGGGCGTCTTCGCGGGCGCTCCGTTCGGCGATGGTGGTGCGTGGCGCGGTAAGCGTGTCGGGGTTGGCGTCGAGGTGAGCGGCAACGGCTTCCCAGATTTTGGGCCGCCCGTATTTGGTGGTCAATGCGTCAAGGTGGTGGTCGGCGATGTAGCGGACGGCCGCGTCCTTGCCGTCGTGGATTGGGCTGTGGAAGTAGTTGGGTGCCCAGTCGTCGCAGGT
This window harbors:
- the mobF gene encoding MobF family relaxase, producing MLSVTRISPGDGYRYVMEQVAAGRHDLRPLGDGGPTPYYVNHTARGESPGWWAGDGAAVLGVAGWVNERQMRYLIGQGRHPLAGYRLGQKWRIYTPMTDEYREKAVQRALAHLPADATVEQRDKVWHDIMHAPERRAVSAYDVTVSPVKSVSLLWAFGDDAVKQDVVAAHHAGVRSLLDHLQRHGAFARAGAGGVRQLDTAGLAALVFDHRMSRERDPQLHSHVVVSSKVQTVTADGDPQWLALDGKAFYRATTAGRVAYERAVEVELHRRLGVSFAARDDSGIREIVGFSEASLRHYGKRRGAITEEMNRRTDRQAPATRSVAAQWRRRAQDATLRTRRPHKGAESTHQAVQRWQAEDRATRLDTAGQVRLVLTGAARDNTAVTARRVVRRAYRLHPDGVDEAALRAVAAQLGVPAADHDRIIDAAVRADVRLALARAVRSLGRERAVFGREHLELAIGRVLDITPGQSPQADWQRVQTLAGQAVAEGLAGLRVLTPPALVQWGPSLLRGSDRHSEYTRHRDLQMTTHTVLAAEKEVLTYAGRRGAIPAPAAAITSATAALRLSPEQEAALRWLVGDDRRVTGVVGPAGTGKTYLQRAVVTAARDSGVPVLGLTVGQSAAQLLADATAAPGQVLRTENIARWLHAQHRPPPGTSAADWQFRRGQWVIIDEASQVSSHDLARLVTHLDKVNGKLILVGDPEQISAIGPGGLFRYLDGLGATTHLSQVRRFTQPWEGEASLRLRGGDLTVLAEYDRRGRIVGGHRQHLIGQMLDRWAADTTTEHRSVMLVETADEAADIARRARDILIHAGLVQAGPTVRLRDGNHASVGDIIVTRRNDRRISAGTTYVANRDQWRVDAITRAGQVQVTNLRTTATALLPAAYTAQHVQLAYALTVDSVEGQTVHTARGLVDDNTSLARLYVMLTRGTTLNEAYVVTDDHPREGTPPQPPTARVAVLADIMRRATPDRSATETEQHLWADVDALHAWTPIYDDLSARARIPEYLAIVRQISGRQLAERLARDLALPALIARLTTLREAGHDPTDVLRRAIRPREINSADDIAAVLSWRIDRIIGRATADPTIATTPALAATYTERMPADLTGDIGDALRQVAGICDRRVRALADLAAEQQPAWARALGDVPDDPAGRDQWRTRAEVVVTYRDRYKLTSAHPIGPEPSSGDIARWNAWHRARVVLGAATLAGRLTTTDDPELARLITAQRTADDAAPPYVADQLRDTHLTLTDVEQRHHDLALLLTAVDAAGQRATAHAQQLRPRWWQRGPSRTRILTAQRETQQRIDAATGRAASLRATLTSLREVIDQRQARVTDLESRHRTWSRWYTSALPTRYAGLAAAAEQARRTTSRRTTLADAIATTTARVRAIDETRPQPHTTPITGGLPQHATAARDRTTTRDLGTTEGAEID